In Candidatus Fusobacterium pullicola, the sequence GTAGTTACGATGAGGAGTTTCATTCTTATAGAAGAGATAGAGAAATATCTGGTAGAAATGGAGCTTTAATATATAAGTTATAAAAATTTTAAACCCCTTAAGAGTTAGATATAATTCTTAAAGGGTTTTTATATTTTATAATTAAATGATTACTCTACTTTTTAGGTTCAAATACGAAATCCTTAGTAAAATAAACCTTAATATTTTTATTTTTGTAATATATTGGATTAAATTTCCATTGTTTTAGAGCTTTTTGAACTTCATCATCAAAACCAAATTTTTTATGAGATTTAGTGATTTCAATTTTCTCGATTTCTCCATTTAATCCAACTAAAAATCTAGCTGAAACAACAACTTTATTTCTATATTTTATTCTTTCAGCTTGAATAGGATAACTAGGATCAATCTGTTTTGCTATTTGATAGTAAATTCCTTCAGATGAACCAGCAGTCCAAACTCCATCAGTTCCAATTGAAAAATTTCCGTTAGTAGCTAGATTTTCATCTACATTAGCACTATCTACTGTATTAGCTACATTTTCTACTGGAGGAGTAATTGGTTGCTTTAAAGGAATTTGCTTTTCTATATTCTCTTTTGGTTTCTTTTTCTCTTTTTTCTTCTTATCTTTTATTTTACTTTTTACTTCTGGTTTAATTATCTCTTTTTTAGGTATCTCTTTTACTTCAGGTTTGCTCTCTTCAATTTTTGGTTGCGGTGGAAGTGGAGCAGGATTAACTTTTGGGGCTTTAATTGTTCTTACTTGAACAGATACTGGCCCTATTGGGCCAGGAGAACCCTGAATTAAAGGAGTATCTCCTTTAACTTGTGAAGTTTTAACTATAAATAGTGCAAGATGTATAAGGATAGCAATAATAAAGAAATAAATAATATTGATTTCGCCTTTTTTTCTATTACTCATAGAAATTTATTCCTAAATTTTCTACACCGCAATTTTTTACTTTTGCTACAGTATCAATGATAATCTGATATTTAAGATCTTTATCACCAGATATTGTAACTTCCTTAACTCCGTTTAAGATATTTGGAAGATTATTTATATCAATAGGCTCACTTTTACCATTGATATTTATAAAATAGTTCTCATTTTTATCTATGATAATCTCGATACTTTTATTATCTTCAGACTTTGTAGTAACATTGGCACTAGGAAGATCAATATCAATTCTTCCATATTTATCAAAAGTAGTTGATACCATAAAGAATATAATAAGTAAAAATACTATATCAATAAACGGGGTCATATCCATAGGAGTAACTCCTCTTTTTTTTCTGAATCTTCCCATAGTATCACCTATTTTTTACCTGTAAAAATATTTATAATTATAGTAGTTATTTTATCAATATCCCCCTCAGCATTCTCTATTTTTTTAGAAAATATATTATAAGCAAATACTGTAGGAATAGC encodes:
- a CDS encoding TonB family protein, whose protein sequence is MSNRKKGEINIIYFFIIAILIHLALFIVKTSQVKGDTPLIQGSPGPIGPVSVQVRTIKAPKVNPAPLPPQPKIEESKPEVKEIPKKEIIKPEVKSKIKDKKKKEKKKPKENIEKQIPLKQPITPPVENVANTVDSANVDENLATNGNFSIGTDGVWTAGSSEGIYYQIAKQIDPSYPIQAERIKYRNKVVVSARFLVGLNGEIEKIEITKSHKKFGFDDEVQKALKQWKFNPIYYKNKNIKVYFTKDFVFEPKK
- a CDS encoding biopolymer transporter ExbD, with the protein product MGRFRKKRGVTPMDMTPFIDIVFLLIIFFMVSTTFDKYGRIDIDLPSANVTTKSEDNKSIEIIIDKNENYFININGKSEPIDINNLPNILNGVKEVTISGDKDLKYQIIIDTVAKVKNCGVENLGINFYE